In the Manis javanica isolate MJ-LG chromosome 12, MJ_LKY, whole genome shotgun sequence genome, one interval contains:
- the ERLIN2 gene encoding erlin-2, producing MAPLGAVVAVTASFFCASLFSAVHKIEEGHIGVYYRGGALLTSTSGPGFHLMLPFITSYKSVQTTLQTDEVKNVPCGTSGGVMIYFDRIEVVNFLVPNAVYDIVKNYTADYDKALIFNKIHHELNQFCSVHTLQEVYIELFDQIDENLKLALQQDLTSMAPGLVIQAVRVTKPNIPEAIRRNYELMESEKTKLLIAAQKQKVVEKEAETERKKALIEAEKVAQVAEITYGQKVMEKETEKKISEIEDAAFLAREKAKADAECYTAMKIAEANKLKLTPEYLQLMKYKAIASNSKIYFGKDIPDMFVDSTGTLGKQFEGLTDKLSFDLEDEPLEADPEEN from the exons ATGGCTCCGCTGGGAGCAGTTGTGGCTGTAACTGCCAGTTTCTTTTGTGCATCTCTCTTCTCGGCTGTGCACAAGATAGAAGAGGGCCATATTGGGGTATATTACAG aGGCGGTGCACTGCTGACCTCCACCAGCGGCCCTGGTTTCCACCTCATGCTCCCTTTCATCACATCATATAAATCTGTACAG ACCACGCTGCAGACTGACGAGGTGAAGAATGTACCTTGTGGGACTAG TGGTGGTGTGATGATCTACTTTGACAGAATTGAAGTGGTGAACTTCCTGGTCCCAAACGCAG tgTACGATATAGTGAAGAACTATACTGCCGACTACGACAAGGCTCTCATCTTCAACAAGATCCACCATGAGCTGAACCAGTTCTGCAGCGTGCACACACTTCAGGAGGTCTACATTGAGCTCTTTG ATCAGATTGATGAAAATCTCAAACTGGCTTTGCAACAGGATCTGACCTCCATGGCTCCCGGGCTTGTCATCCAA GCTGTGCGGGTGACAAAGCCCAATATACCTGAGGCGATCCGCAGAAACTACGAGTTGAT GGAAAGCGAGAAGACAAAGCTGCTCATTGCAGCGCAGAAGCAGAAGGTGGTGGAGAAGGAGGCCGAGACAGAGCGAAAGAAGGCCCTCATCG AGGCGGAAAAAGTGGCTCAGGTTGCAGAAATCACCTATGGACAGAAGGTGATggagaaggagactgagaagaAGATTTCAGAAATTGAAG ATGCCGCATTTCTGGCCCGGGAGAAGGCAAAGGCCGATGCAGAGTGCTACACAGCTATGAAGATAGCTGAGGCAAATAAG CTGAAGCTGACCCCTGAGTATCTGCAGCTGATGAAGTACAAGGCCATTGCCTCCAACAGCAAGATTTACTTTGGCAAAGACATCCCTGACATGTTTGTGGACTCCACAGGCACTCTGGGCAAGCAGTTTGAGGGGCTAACTGACAAGCTGAGTTTTGACTTAGAAGATGAGCCGCTGGAAGCAGACCCTGAGGAGAACTGA